The Streptomyces sp. CC0208 genome window below encodes:
- a CDS encoding MFS transporter, which produces MTHTPTDQPTRRASGAVVPVLAFAGIVVAVMQTLLVPVIKDLPQLLDTAPSNATWVLTSTLLSGAVATPIMGRLGDLYGKRRMLILSLAVMVVGALVSALTSDLLTMIAGRTLQGFAMGAIPLGIGLMRDMLPREKLGSAMALMSSSIGVGGGLALPLAALIAQHADWHALFYGAAGLGALSILLTLLVVPESPARAEGTFDVLGAIGLSTGLVLFLLPITKGSDWGWTSGTTLGLFAAAAVVLVLWGVMELRVKAPLVDLRTTARPAVLFTNLASIMVGVSFYVVSLVLPQLLQLPKATGYGLGQSMVVAGLLVAPLGLTMMFTAPVYARLSAKYGPKVTLILGMLIIAIGYGAGLGLMSAAWQSLVIAVVLGAGIGLAYSSLPALIVGAVPASETGAANGLNTLMRSIGTSVSSAVIGMVLANTANNVGGVAVPTMHGFRVSFLIATGAVAVGLLMALFLPKPNRAPQLRATSEEEANLARAEEVLRGFRGRVLDASGAPVARAKVTLIDRRGRQAGATVSDEDGTYVLGVPSGGAYVLAARAAGHGPLASSATHAGDERAIALDLALPGETETVTA; this is translated from the coding sequence ATGACGCACACGCCGACCGACCAGCCCACCCGGAGAGCGTCCGGCGCTGTCGTCCCGGTGCTCGCCTTCGCGGGCATCGTGGTCGCGGTGATGCAGACCCTGCTCGTCCCGGTCATCAAGGACCTGCCGCAACTGCTGGACACCGCGCCCAGCAACGCCACCTGGGTCCTGACGTCCACCCTGCTCTCGGGCGCCGTCGCCACCCCGATCATGGGCCGCCTCGGCGACCTGTACGGCAAGCGCCGCATGCTGATCCTCAGCCTCGCCGTGATGGTCGTGGGCGCCCTGGTCAGCGCGCTCACCAGCGATCTGCTCACGATGATCGCCGGCCGCACGCTCCAGGGCTTCGCCATGGGCGCGATCCCCCTCGGCATCGGCCTGATGCGCGACATGCTGCCCCGCGAGAAGCTCGGCTCGGCCATGGCCCTGATGAGCTCCTCGATCGGCGTGGGCGGCGGACTCGCCCTCCCCCTCGCGGCCCTGATCGCCCAGCACGCCGACTGGCACGCACTCTTCTACGGCGCCGCCGGGCTCGGCGCCCTCTCGATCCTCCTGACCCTCCTCGTCGTACCGGAGTCCCCGGCGCGCGCCGAGGGCACCTTCGACGTCCTGGGCGCGATCGGCCTCTCCACGGGCCTGGTCCTCTTCCTCCTCCCCATCACCAAGGGCAGCGACTGGGGCTGGACCTCGGGCACCACGCTCGGCCTCTTCGCCGCCGCCGCGGTCGTCCTCGTCCTGTGGGGCGTCATGGAGCTGCGGGTGAAGGCCCCGCTGGTCGACCTGCGCACCACGGCCCGCCCGGCGGTCCTCTTCACCAACCTGGCGTCGATCATGGTCGGTGTCTCCTTCTACGTCGTCTCGCTCGTCCTTCCCCAGCTCCTCCAGCTCCCGAAGGCGACCGGCTACGGCCTCGGCCAGTCGATGGTCGTCGCGGGTCTGCTGGTCGCCCCGCTGGGCCTGACGATGATGTTCACGGCACCGGTGTACGCCCGCCTCTCCGCCAAGTACGGCCCCAAGGTCACCCTCATCCTCGGCATGTTGATCATCGCGATCGGCTACGGCGCGGGCCTGGGCCTCATGAGCGCGGCCTGGCAGAGCCTGGTCATCGCGGTCGTGCTGGGCGCGGGCATCGGTCTCGCGTACTCCTCTCTTCCGGCCTTGATCGTCGGCGCGGTGCCCGCGTCGGAGACGGGTGCGGCGAACGGCCTCAACACGCTGATGCGCTCCATCGGTACGTCCGTGTCGAGCGCCGTGATCGGGATGGTGCTGGCGAACACGGCGAACAACGTCGGCGGCGTCGCGGTTCCGACCATGCACGGGTTCCGGGTGTCCTTCCTCATCGCGACCGGTGCGGTGGCCGTCGGACTGCTGATGGCGCTGTTCCTGCCGAAGCCGAACCGGGCGCCGCAGCTTCGGGCGACCAGTGAGGAAGAGGCGAACCTGGCGCGGGCGGAGGAGGTCCTGCGGGGCTTCCGCGGCCGAGTCCTCGACGCGTCCGGCGCCCCGGTCGCCCGGGCCAAGGTGACGCTGATCGACCGGCGCGGCCGGCAGGCGGGGGCGACGGTCTCCGACGAGGACGGGACGTACGTACTCGGGGTGCCGAGCGGGGGCGCGTACGTGCTCGCCGCACGGGCCGCCGGTCACGGTCCCCTGGCCTCTTCTGCCACTCACGCGGGCGACGAGCGCGCGATCGCCCTCGACCTGGCCCTGCCGGGCGAGACCGAGACGGTCACGGCCTGA
- a CDS encoding helix-turn-helix transcriptional regulator, giving the protein MAANSNPTVRRRRLGAELRRLRLDSGLKSAEVAERLMVSQPKISHLENGNRAISPRDVRDLCALYGVTDPQVVDSLMQMARESGQQGWWHAYGDIPQNVYIALETDATSLHTYEPMVIPALLQTPAYAHAIIEETIPQLAVEQAATRLKVRLRRQHRIYNPASPLRLWAVLDESVLRRAIGSPDIMREQLEHLNALGTEPHITVQILPYAVGAHPGLSGQFSILKFADAPGAVVYLERFTSDLYLEKHSDVRHYSVLHDHLQAQALDPDSSRDFITDVTKTYIDAASRPCVQESVRPAQDSSAGALAMG; this is encoded by the coding sequence GTGGCGGCGAACAGCAACCCCACCGTCAGGAGGCGCCGTCTGGGAGCCGAGCTCCGCCGGCTTCGCCTGGACAGTGGGCTGAAGAGCGCGGAAGTTGCCGAGCGGCTGATGGTCTCCCAGCCGAAGATCAGTCACCTGGAGAACGGCAACCGCGCCATCAGCCCCCGCGACGTGCGCGACCTGTGCGCGCTCTACGGCGTGACGGACCCGCAGGTCGTCGACTCACTGATGCAGATGGCCAGGGAATCCGGGCAGCAGGGCTGGTGGCACGCCTACGGCGACATCCCCCAGAACGTGTACATCGCCCTGGAGACGGACGCCACCTCCCTCCACACGTACGAACCCATGGTGATCCCCGCTCTGCTGCAGACGCCCGCCTACGCCCACGCGATCATCGAGGAAACGATCCCCCAGCTCGCTGTCGAACAGGCCGCCACGCGCCTGAAGGTGCGGCTGCGCCGACAGCACCGGATCTACAACCCGGCCTCCCCGCTGCGCCTGTGGGCCGTCCTGGACGAATCGGTACTGCGCCGTGCCATCGGCAGTCCCGACATCATGCGCGAACAACTGGAACACCTGAACGCGCTCGGCACCGAGCCGCACATCACCGTGCAGATCCTCCCCTACGCCGTGGGCGCCCACCCGGGCCTGTCAGGACAGTTCTCCATCCTGAAGTTCGCCGACGCCCCCGGCGCGGTGGTGTACCTGGAACGGTTCACCAGCGACCTCTACCTGGAGAAACACTCCGACGTGCGGCACTACAGCGTGCTGCACGACCACCTCCAGGCCCAGGCGCTCGACCCGGACAGCAGCCGCGACTTCATCACCGATGTCACCAAGACGTACATCGACGCGGCGAGCCGCCCTTGCGTACAGGAGAGCGTTCGCCCGGCTCAGGATTCCAGCGCTGGGGCCTTGGCGATGGGCTGA
- a CDS encoding class I SAM-dependent methyltransferase, which yields MAAAPKPEILAAFEGAKGFMPLGEGLALYEAALDAGRLGLPLLEVGTYCGRSAILLGDAAREAGVVALTLDHHRGSEEQQPGWEYHDPETVDPELGVMDTLPEFRRTLYRAGLEEHVVALVGRSPQIAKVWGTPLGLVFIDGGHTDEHANADYEGWAPHVAEGGLLVIHDVFPDPEDEFTGQAPYRIYLRALDSGAFTEVSATDSLRVLRRTRAGTRERG from the coding sequence ATGGCCGCGGCTCCCAAGCCCGAGATTCTCGCCGCCTTCGAGGGCGCGAAGGGGTTCATGCCCCTGGGTGAGGGGCTGGCCCTCTACGAGGCCGCCCTGGACGCCGGGCGGCTCGGGCTGCCGTTGCTGGAGGTGGGTACGTACTGCGGCCGGTCCGCGATTCTGCTCGGGGACGCGGCCCGCGAGGCCGGCGTGGTCGCACTGACCCTCGATCACCACCGGGGCAGTGAGGAGCAGCAGCCGGGGTGGGAGTACCACGATCCGGAGACCGTGGACCCCGAGCTCGGGGTGATGGACACGCTGCCGGAGTTCCGCAGGACGCTGTACCGGGCCGGCCTGGAGGAGCACGTCGTCGCTCTGGTCGGGCGGTCGCCGCAGATCGCGAAGGTCTGGGGAACTCCGCTCGGGCTGGTCTTCATCGACGGCGGCCACACCGACGAGCACGCGAACGCCGACTACGAGGGCTGGGCCCCGCACGTGGCCGAGGGCGGGCTGCTCGTCATCCATGACGTGTTCCCGGACCCTGAGGACGAGTTCACCGGTCAGGCGCCCTACCGGATCTACCTCCGGGCCCTCGACTCCGGCGCCTTCACGGAGGTCTCCGCGACCGACTCGCTGCGGGTGCTGCGCCGGACGCGGGCCGGGACCCGGGAGCGGGGATAG
- a CDS encoding prenyltransferase/squalene oxidase repeat-containing protein, whose protein sequence is MTTPRTEHLVLPGVLTAEQAAATVAGILAVQREDGAIPWFRGHHLDPWDHTEAAMALDAAGEHEAAERAYEWLARHQNEDGSWYAAYQDGHFAEVTDRGRETNFVAYIAVGVWHHYLSTGDDTFLDRMWPTVYAAMEFVLGLQQPGGQIGWKREDDGRPVNDGLLTGSSSIHHALRCALAIAEQREEPQPDWELAVGALRHAIRRHPERFLDKDRYSMDWYYPVLGGALTGAEAKSRIEDGWERFVVPGLGVRCVVPNPWVTGGESAELALALWVTGESDRALEILQSIQHLRDADSGLYWTGYVFDDGAVWPRELTTWTAGSLLLAVAALGGHEATCAVFAGDRLPLGLDPDCCA, encoded by the coding sequence GTGACGACCCCCCGGACAGAACACCTCGTCCTGCCCGGGGTCCTCACCGCCGAGCAGGCCGCCGCGACCGTCGCCGGCATCCTGGCCGTGCAGCGGGAGGACGGGGCGATCCCGTGGTTCCGCGGGCACCACCTCGATCCGTGGGACCACACCGAGGCCGCGATGGCACTGGACGCGGCGGGCGAGCACGAGGCGGCCGAGCGCGCCTACGAGTGGCTCGCACGCCACCAGAACGAGGACGGTTCCTGGTACGCCGCGTACCAGGACGGGCACTTCGCGGAGGTCACCGACCGCGGGCGCGAGACCAACTTCGTCGCCTACATAGCCGTAGGAGTGTGGCACCACTACCTCTCCACCGGCGACGACACGTTCCTCGACCGGATGTGGCCGACGGTGTACGCGGCGATGGAGTTCGTCCTCGGGCTCCAGCAGCCCGGCGGGCAGATCGGGTGGAAGCGGGAGGACGACGGCAGGCCCGTCAACGACGGCCTGCTCACCGGATCCTCCTCCATCCACCACGCGCTGCGGTGCGCGCTCGCGATCGCCGAACAGCGCGAAGAGCCGCAGCCCGACTGGGAGTTGGCGGTCGGCGCGCTACGGCATGCGATTCGCAGGCACCCGGAACGCTTCCTCGACAAGGACCGCTACTCCATGGACTGGTACTACCCGGTCCTGGGCGGGGCGTTGACCGGTGCGGAGGCCAAGTCCCGTATCGAGGACGGCTGGGAGCGGTTCGTCGTACCCGGTCTCGGGGTGCGCTGTGTCGTCCCCAACCCATGGGTCACGGGCGGGGAGTCGGCCGAACTCGCCCTGGCCCTGTGGGTCACGGGCGAGTCCGACCGGGCCCTGGAGATCCTCCAGTCGATCCAGCATCTGCGGGACGCGGACAGCGGCCTGTACTGGACCGGGTACGTGTTCGATGACGGGGCGGTGTGGCCACGGGAGCTGACCACCTGGACCGCGGGGTCACTGCTGCTCGCCGTCGCCGCGCTGGGCGGCCACGAGGCCACCTGCGCGGTGTTCGCCGGCGACCGCCTGCCGCTGGGTCTCGACCCGGACTGCTGCGCCTGA
- a CDS encoding DUF5336 domain-containing protein, which translates to MNIRSLTRGDGVVIGAAVLLFIASFLDLYSVDGAPDDADLPSAWASGPVVMGVVLAGIIGAALVVVSHGLSQLPKVAGLDLGQVGTAFTVFAAWSALGNVFDPLSAADYGSSSDTVSAGIGLILALVATLVMAAAAVATPLVPALQAGLVPAPKPPQPQPYGAQPPGGYGYPGAQPHQPGQQGQPGQQGQQPYGGQPQPGQPFGAQPQPQAQAPQPPAAEFSPFWFAVPVPRPLFAEDGSPTPIAELAPGTWYLAVEQRGPALVAQTQDGRRGVLQDTSGIQRG; encoded by the coding sequence GTGAATATCCGCTCCCTCACTCGAGGCGACGGCGTGGTGATCGGTGCAGCGGTGTTGCTGTTCATCGCGTCGTTCCTTGATCTGTACTCGGTCGACGGAGCCCCCGACGACGCCGACCTCCCCAGCGCCTGGGCGAGCGGTCCGGTCGTGATGGGGGTTGTTCTCGCGGGCATCATCGGCGCCGCCCTCGTCGTCGTGTCGCACGGCCTGTCCCAACTCCCCAAGGTGGCGGGCCTCGACCTCGGCCAGGTCGGCACCGCGTTCACCGTCTTCGCCGCCTGGAGCGCGCTCGGCAACGTCTTCGACCCGCTGAGCGCCGCGGACTACGGCTCCAGCTCGGACACCGTCAGCGCCGGCATCGGCCTGATCCTCGCTCTCGTCGCCACCCTGGTCATGGCCGCGGCCGCCGTCGCCACCCCGCTCGTCCCCGCCCTCCAGGCCGGCCTCGTCCCGGCCCCCAAGCCGCCCCAGCCGCAGCCCTACGGTGCCCAGCCGCCCGGTGGTTACGGCTACCCGGGCGCCCAGCCCCACCAGCCGGGACAGCAGGGCCAGCCGGGCCAGCAGGGGCAGCAGCCGTACGGCGGTCAGCCGCAGCCGGGGCAGCCCTTCGGCGCGCAGCCGCAGCCGCAGGCGCAGGCCCCGCAGCCGCCGGCCGCGGAGTTCTCGCCGTTCTGGTTCGCGGTGCCGGTGCCGCGTCCGCTGTTCGCGGAGGACGGTTCACCGACGCCGATCGCCGAACTCGCGCCGGGTACCTGGTACCTGGCGGTCGAGCAGCGCGGTCCGGCTCTGGTCGCCCAGACGCAGGACGGCCGCCGCGGTGTGCTCCAGGACACGAGCGGCATCCAGCGCGGCTGA
- a CDS encoding sensor histidine kinase: MFWSHKLSCRVDEIREGVREARKHQRYYKANKQRLNAEYKAAQQAGEVPTNAGLGSGFGLLPWLLMGMGAFSNLFQSETPSPWVGGLGLLTFNSLYIYVAFRAFRKETREAVSTRVALGLLGLVTCGLAMGYGGNWLLFFPLFGLATGAIVRLPHLRWVGAVVTVVAGAAAVLRDGWGGLDTAYATWISTMVTAAIMSLSEAVRQLREAREELARRAVEEERLRFSRDLHDLLGHTLSVIVVKSEAARRLAPRDLDAALVQVCDIESVGRQALTEIREAVTGYREGSLSTDLDRATSALRAAGIEPVVHRSGPPLSARTEALLGWVVREAVTNAVRHSGAERCEISVRGSAERVQLRVWDDGRGAAGETRLPGSAAGAVPVPAPAVASVASVASVVPTPGIGGTGLKGLAERLAAAGGWLETGPAPRGGFLVRAELPVESEEPAGPEEPAEPKESAATVGGSRIGEAAR; this comes from the coding sequence ATGTTCTGGTCGCACAAGCTCTCGTGCCGCGTGGACGAGATCCGCGAGGGGGTCCGCGAGGCGCGGAAACACCAGCGGTACTACAAGGCGAACAAGCAGCGCCTCAACGCCGAGTACAAGGCGGCGCAGCAGGCCGGGGAGGTCCCCACGAACGCCGGCCTGGGCAGCGGGTTCGGTCTGCTGCCGTGGCTGCTGATGGGGATGGGCGCCTTCTCCAACCTCTTCCAGAGCGAGACCCCGAGCCCCTGGGTCGGCGGCCTCGGGTTGTTGACGTTCAACTCGCTCTACATCTACGTCGCCTTCCGCGCCTTCCGCAAGGAAACCCGGGAGGCGGTCTCCACGCGGGTGGCGCTGGGACTGCTGGGCCTGGTGACCTGCGGTCTGGCGATGGGGTACGGCGGCAACTGGCTGCTGTTCTTCCCCCTGTTCGGGCTCGCGACGGGCGCGATCGTGCGGCTGCCGCACCTGCGCTGGGTGGGTGCGGTCGTGACCGTGGTGGCCGGCGCGGCCGCCGTCCTCCGTGACGGCTGGGGCGGACTCGACACCGCGTACGCCACGTGGATCTCCACGATGGTGACGGCCGCGATCATGTCCCTCTCCGAAGCGGTACGGCAGTTGCGAGAGGCCCGCGAGGAACTGGCCCGGCGCGCGGTCGAGGAGGAGCGGCTGCGCTTCTCCCGCGATCTGCACGACCTGCTCGGGCACACGCTGTCGGTGATCGTGGTGAAGTCGGAGGCGGCCCGGCGCCTGGCCCCACGCGACCTGGACGCGGCACTCGTGCAGGTCTGCGACATCGAGTCGGTCGGCCGCCAGGCGCTCACCGAGATCCGTGAGGCGGTCACCGGCTACCGCGAGGGCAGCCTCAGCACGGACCTTGACCGGGCCACCTCGGCTCTGCGCGCCGCGGGCATCGAGCCCGTGGTCCACCGCTCCGGTCCTCCGCTCTCGGCCCGGACCGAGGCCCTGCTGGGCTGGGTGGTCCGCGAGGCGGTGACCAACGCGGTACGGCACAGCGGGGCGGAGCGCTGCGAGATCTCCGTGCGGGGCTCGGCGGAACGGGTACAGCTTCGCGTGTGGGACGACGGTCGGGGGGCGGCTGGGGAGACGCGCCTTCCCGGGAGCGCTGCGGGCGCGGTACCGGTACCGGCACCTGCGGTGGCGTCCGTGGCGTCCGTGGCGTCGGTGGTGCCAACGCCCGGCATCGGTGGCACCGGCCTCAAGGGGCTCGCGGAACGGCTGGCCGCCGCCGGTGGGTGGCTGGAGACAGGGCCGGCGCCCCGAGGCGGATTCTTGGTGCGCGCCGAGTTGCCGGTCGAGTCGGAGGAACCGGCAGGGCCCGAGGAACCGGCAGAGCCCAAGGAGTCGGCGGCCACCGTGGGCGGGTCCCGGATCGGCGAAGCGGCCCGGTGA
- a CDS encoding LLM class F420-dependent oxidoreductase, translating to MRLGLALGYWGRGPSPDHVPLAQEAERLGYHSVWTAESWGSDAFTPLTWIAARTSTIRLGTAVAQMAARSPTTTAMHALTLDHLSGGRVMLGLGLSGPQVVEGWYGRPFPKSPLTATREYVDVVRQVLRRAAPVEVNGRFHSHPYQGPDGSGLGKALKPITHPLRADLPILLGAEGPKNVAQTTRIADGWLPLYWSPNRPEVYGDALAEAPEGFLVAPMAQVRVCDDVAEGLLPVKTMLGFYIGGMGHAARNFHADLMARMGYEDEARRIQRLFLEGRREEAVLAVPDAFADEISLVGPRERIAERLESWRKGPVTDLLALAPDRRSLRVLAELNA from the coding sequence GTGCGACTCGGCCTTGCGCTCGGTTACTGGGGCCGTGGCCCCTCCCCCGACCATGTCCCGCTGGCCCAGGAGGCGGAGCGGCTCGGCTATCACTCGGTGTGGACGGCCGAGTCGTGGGGCTCGGACGCGTTCACCCCGCTCACCTGGATCGCGGCACGGACGTCAACGATCAGGCTGGGCACGGCCGTTGCGCAGATGGCCGCCCGGTCGCCGACCACGACCGCCATGCACGCCCTCACCCTGGACCATCTCTCCGGCGGGCGGGTCATGCTCGGCCTCGGACTGTCCGGGCCGCAGGTCGTCGAGGGCTGGTACGGCCGTCCGTTCCCCAAGTCGCCGCTGACCGCGACCCGGGAGTACGTCGACGTCGTACGGCAGGTGCTGAGGCGTGCGGCGCCGGTGGAGGTGAACGGCCGCTTCCACTCGCACCCCTACCAAGGCCCGGACGGCAGCGGGCTGGGCAAGGCGCTGAAGCCGATCACCCATCCCCTGCGCGCCGATCTGCCGATCCTGCTGGGCGCGGAGGGTCCGAAGAACGTCGCCCAGACCACCCGGATCGCCGACGGCTGGCTGCCGCTGTACTGGTCGCCGAACCGGCCCGAGGTCTACGGGGACGCGCTCGCCGAGGCACCGGAGGGCTTCCTCGTCGCCCCCATGGCCCAGGTGCGGGTCTGCGACGACGTGGCCGAGGGGCTGCTGCCCGTCAAGACGATGCTCGGCTTCTACATCGGCGGAATGGGCCACGCGGCCCGCAACTTCCACGCCGACCTGATGGCCCGTATGGGATACGAGGACGAGGCCCGCCGGATCCAGCGGCTGTTCCTCGAAGGCCGTCGCGAGGAGGCCGTGCTCGCCGTGCCGGACGCGTTCGCCGACGAGATCTCCCTGGTCGGCCCGCGCGAACGCATCGCCGAGCGGCTGGAGTCGTGGCGCAAGGGCCCGGTGACGGACCTGCTGGCGCTGGCCCCGGACCGTCGGTCGCTACGGGTGCTGGCGGAGCTCAACGCGTGA
- a CDS encoding response regulator transcription factor: protein MPRDHRPARSIRVLLAEDQQMMRGALALLLGMEPDIQVVAQVAAGDVIVDAVLTHRPDVALLDIELPGMSGLDAAADLRDQAPDCRVLILTTFGRPGYLRRAMEAGAAGFLVKDGPVEELAASIRRVLTGETVIDPALAAAALSAGPSPLTGRECDVLRASTDGATVADIADRLHLSESTVRNYLSSAIGKTGTRNRMEAVRAARQQGWL from the coding sequence ATGCCCCGGGACCACCGGCCCGCCAGGTCCATCCGCGTGTTGCTCGCCGAGGACCAGCAGATGATGCGCGGGGCACTCGCGCTGCTGCTCGGGATGGAACCGGACATCCAGGTCGTGGCCCAGGTCGCGGCGGGGGACGTGATCGTGGACGCGGTCCTCACGCACCGCCCCGACGTGGCACTGCTCGACATCGAGCTGCCGGGGATGAGCGGTCTGGACGCCGCCGCCGACCTGCGCGACCAGGCGCCGGACTGCCGGGTGTTGATCCTGACCACCTTCGGAAGACCTGGTTACCTGCGCCGGGCGATGGAGGCGGGTGCCGCCGGTTTCCTCGTCAAGGACGGTCCCGTCGAGGAGCTGGCCGCCTCGATCCGCCGGGTGCTGACCGGCGAGACAGTGATCGACCCCGCCCTCGCCGCGGCCGCTCTCAGCGCCGGCCCGAGCCCACTCACCGGCCGTGAGTGCGATGTCCTGCGGGCCTCCACGGACGGCGCGACGGTGGCCGACATCGCCGACAGGCTCCACCTCTCCGAGTCCACCGTCCGCAACTACCTCTCCTCCGCCATCGGCAAGACCGGCACCCGCAACCGGATGGAGGCGGTACGGGCGGCCCGGCAGCAGGGATGGCTGTGA
- a CDS encoding N-acetylmuramoyl-L-alanine amidase: MSYAGPEFGSPQPRRPRRRPLAVALAVLVPGALLGWLVYAGVSGAADNNGTAAAASPRASAPPTVSSTTVEDKKPLGSLRGKVVVIDPGHNLTNFRHPAEINRKVDIGTNRKECDTTGTSTNSGYAEAKFALDVAHRLRTLLERQGATVKLTQDADRPYGPCVDERARIGNRAKADAVVSIHADGAGAGQRGYHVILPGRVHHGIADTRRIVAPSAELGKLIATDFRHATNTRPSNYIGHGTGLDTRTDLGGLNLSKVPKVFIECGNMRDSKDAALLTSGAWRQKAAQGISEGIVSFLHGR, encoded by the coding sequence GTGTCGTACGCAGGCCCTGAATTCGGTTCCCCCCAGCCCCGCCGTCCCCGGCGCCGCCCGCTGGCCGTCGCCCTCGCCGTGCTCGTGCCGGGCGCGCTGCTCGGGTGGCTGGTGTACGCGGGGGTGAGCGGGGCCGCCGACAACAACGGGACGGCGGCCGCGGCGAGCCCGCGGGCGAGCGCTCCGCCGACCGTCTCCTCCACCACCGTCGAGGACAAGAAGCCGCTCGGCTCGCTCCGGGGCAAGGTCGTCGTCATCGACCCCGGGCACAACCTCACCAACTTCCGGCACCCGGCCGAGATCAACCGCAAGGTGGACATCGGCACGAACCGCAAGGAGTGCGACACGACGGGGACGTCCACCAACTCCGGTTACGCGGAGGCCAAGTTCGCCCTCGACGTCGCCCACCGGCTGCGCACCCTGCTGGAGCGGCAGGGCGCGACGGTGAAACTGACGCAGGACGCCGACCGGCCCTACGGGCCCTGTGTGGACGAGCGGGCCAGGATCGGCAACCGGGCGAAGGCCGACGCGGTGGTGTCGATCCACGCGGACGGCGCCGGCGCCGGGCAGCGCGGCTACCACGTGATCCTCCCCGGCCGCGTCCACCACGGCATCGCCGACACCCGCCGGATCGTCGCCCCCTCCGCGGAACTCGGCAAACTGATCGCGACCGACTTCCGCCACGCGACGAACACCAGGCCCTCCAACTACATCGGCCACGGCACCGGCCTCGACACCCGCACCGACCTGGGCGGCCTCAACCTGTCGAAGGTTCCCAAGGTGTTCATCGAATGCGGCAACATGCGCGACAGCAAGGACGCGGCACTGCTCACGAGCGGGGCGTGGCGGCAGAAGGCGGCGCAGGGAATCTCTGAAGGAATCGTGAGTTTCCTGCACGGGCGGTGA